A single genomic interval of Chitinophaga sp. 180180018-3 harbors:
- a CDS encoding MBL fold metallo-hydrolase, with translation MKLTISGYSTALFATWYLLEELGVLMDAGDGLTAALLQKSRKINHVFISHADRDHLTGLLQLNQLNARVGFPVIYYPRDSKSFPAMESFSKKFDPHVAGTQWRGVVPGEEIWIKDDVVVIPVRNEHVDAAPDVIRSLSYQVMRVKQKVKPELAVLPPEEIRRIIMERGKESTTMEVRESLVGYSGDTPVADPERWDGTNILIHEATFLDKEEDIKVVPYKNKHSRLEEVLEMVSRIRVNKLILGHFSSRYTPEQIDARIRELYHKYALKIPVYRILPGVTVRDILSGEVVAGR, from the coding sequence ATGAAACTGACCATATCAGGTTATTCTACCGCTTTATTTGCTACCTGGTACCTGCTGGAAGAGCTGGGCGTTTTAATGGATGCAGGCGATGGGCTAACGGCGGCGTTACTGCAGAAGAGCAGGAAGATTAACCATGTGTTTATATCGCATGCCGATAGAGATCATCTTACCGGATTGTTACAACTGAACCAGCTGAATGCTCGGGTGGGGTTTCCCGTTATTTACTATCCACGCGACAGTAAGTCATTTCCGGCAATGGAATCATTCTCTAAAAAATTTGATCCTCATGTTGCCGGTACCCAATGGCGGGGCGTAGTTCCGGGTGAGGAAATATGGATAAAAGACGATGTGGTGGTAATACCTGTGCGCAACGAGCATGTAGATGCTGCACCCGATGTTATCAGAAGCCTGAGTTATCAGGTGATGAGGGTGAAGCAGAAAGTGAAGCCTGAGTTGGCGGTATTGCCGCCGGAAGAGATCAGGCGTATTATCATGGAGAGGGGTAAAGAAAGTACAACAATGGAGGTGAGAGAAAGTCTGGTGGGCTATTCCGGAGATACGCCGGTGGCGGATCCGGAGCGATGGGATGGAACAAATATCCTGATCCATGAGGCTACTTTCCTCGATAAAGAGGAAGACATAAAAGTTGTTCCGTACAAAAACAAGCATAGCAGACTGGAAGAGGTGTTGGAGATGGTGAGCCGGATACGTGTTAATAAACTGATCCTGGGGCATTTTTCTTCCAGGTATACTCCGGAGCAGATTGATGCAAGGATCAGGGAGCTTTACCACAAGTATGCGTTGAAAATACCGGTATACCGGATTTTGCCTGGAGTAACGGTGAGGGATATACTGAGTGGAGAGGTGGTTGCCGGGCGATGA
- a CDS encoding DUF4267 domain-containing protein has protein sequence MTSIIRKTAFIATLLTGALLVFIGTRFFIDPRNAETGFGIHVSTTNDFSFHYIKGIRDLFSGLIILILLFAKEWRALGLLLLTATIVPSVDYAIVWNTPGHLTVSLFAHLTAIILALVLGSYYTFFSSSKTTAHAL, from the coding sequence ATGACTTCTATCATTCGAAAAACAGCCTTCATTGCCACATTGCTTACCGGGGCCTTACTGGTATTCATCGGCACCCGCTTCTTCATCGATCCCCGGAATGCCGAAACCGGCTTTGGGATTCATGTATCCACGACCAACGATTTTTCTTTTCACTATATCAAAGGTATACGGGATCTTTTCTCCGGGCTGATTATACTGATACTACTGTTCGCAAAGGAATGGAGAGCGCTGGGGCTGCTGCTGCTCACTGCCACTATTGTACCTTCAGTTGATTACGCGATTGTCTGGAATACACCCGGTCATCTGACAGTAAGCCTGTTTGCCCACCTGACAGCCATTATACTGGCACTGGTATTAGGCAGCTACTATACCTTCTTCTCATCTTCCAAAACTACGGCTCATGCTCTTTAA
- a CDS encoding GreA/GreB family elongation factor yields MITVNKAPLLLLKNDYELLLQHLKEDRPTLMYDQHLRETQLGRIKTAQVLEAANFPNSVSRLYSTVVIRDTVNRINLEYKLMPPDEADEYSGCISALSLFGLALMGLREGESFTWQLSGRKKYYAVVAIRNTAFV; encoded by the coding sequence ATGATTACTGTAAATAAAGCACCTTTATTGTTACTGAAGAATGATTATGAACTGTTACTTCAACATCTGAAAGAAGACAGGCCCACGCTGATGTATGATCAGCACCTGCGGGAAACCCAGCTGGGCAGGATCAAAACCGCTCAGGTACTGGAAGCAGCAAATTTTCCCAATAGTGTTTCCCGTTTGTATTCAACTGTTGTGATCCGTGATACGGTTAACAGGATCAACCTTGAATACAAGCTGATGCCTCCGGATGAAGCAGATGAATACAGTGGTTGTATCTCTGCGTTATCGTTGTTCGGATTGGCGCTGATGGGGCTCCGGGAAGGCGAAAGCTTCACCTGGCAGTTATCGGGCAGAAAGAAATATTATGCGGTAGTAGCCATAAGAAATACTGCTTTTGTATAA
- a CDS encoding DUF4199 domain-containing protein has protein sequence MKNYNIEFKWALVFAGTILLWNTIEEIAGFHNKYIASQPIFGAIILIPAVIIYVFALKEKRTKWYGGIMNYKQGVLSGVILSLMIGALSILTSNINLRFIAPQYLSNAADYAVSKGTMTAEAAKQQFNLSGYIVTGAIGAVITGAIITAVVMLFLRRNKHTTAASSINA, from the coding sequence ATGAAAAATTATAACATTGAATTTAAATGGGCGCTCGTTTTTGCCGGGACAATACTGCTATGGAACACTATCGAAGAAATAGCCGGGTTTCATAATAAGTATATTGCAAGCCAGCCCATATTTGGAGCTATTATTCTTATTCCCGCAGTTATCATCTATGTCTTTGCCTTAAAAGAAAAACGCACAAAGTGGTATGGGGGAATAATGAATTACAAACAAGGGGTATTGAGTGGTGTTATCTTAAGTTTAATGATTGGTGCACTCAGTATATTGACAAGCAACATTAATCTAAGATTCATTGCACCACAATATTTAAGTAATGCAGCAGATTATGCCGTGTCAAAAGGAACGATGACAGCCGAAGCGGCGAAACAACAGTTTAATTTGTCTGGTTACATAGTAACCGGGGCCATAGGAGCAGTAATTACGGGAGCTATCATTACAGCTGTTGTGATGCTCTTTTTAAGGCGTAATAAACATACAACGGCAGCATCTTCTATTAATGCATGA
- a CDS encoding DUF1801 domain-containing protein, whose translation MSSKKVDEFLAKLDYPLKKELAALRNSIMKIHPEIIEDVKWGGPSFYYKGDIATFSLRVKETVTLIFHQAEGLPIGTVLEAAPKGKAYAKFKSMAEIEAKSKDLQNIIKQWIKLKDKS comes from the coding sequence ATGAGTTCAAAAAAAGTAGATGAGTTCCTGGCAAAATTGGATTACCCGTTAAAAAAAGAGCTGGCAGCATTGCGGAATTCGATTATGAAAATACACCCTGAAATTATAGAAGATGTGAAATGGGGTGGACCCAGTTTCTATTACAAAGGAGACATTGCCACTTTCAGCCTGCGTGTGAAGGAAACAGTGACGCTTATCTTCCACCAGGCAGAAGGCTTGCCCATAGGCACGGTGCTGGAAGCAGCACCCAAAGGTAAAGCCTATGCCAAATTCAAAAGTATGGCTGAAATAGAAGCAAAAAGTAAAGATCTCCAGAACATCATTAAGCAATGGATTAAACTCAAGGACAAATCATAG
- a CDS encoding histidine kinase: MTIKWRKYELLLITVIFAGFCLICAWRYFNPQGQQEDWDTIRLFKDHGLQYNPFLNHMVPDMGIALLCFLVYLGLTLAIVPLLWPQGNRPHNHAKKILSLGTVFMLLIAVFTAAFITSVYLKEEWRYHYSGFTVFYNVHNGHDNIDLNCIWPIAFLVAGVLAYISLREELISFLERPGPNRNYRVMITNQATIFLGAYLLFLMLLQYLLKIPWSDLFTRLYLLPVPAIAMGLLAMYYLFPAYTERSWLHRGLSQRLILWSAALSVPVPLLMPGSPVIVFFFAWAFQLMIVIPVSWLLYQQQKDHILAFRGLEKDLSQSRANLGFLRSQINPHFLFNTLNTIYASAIEEQAARTARCLQQLGDMMRFMLEENHADRIPVEKEINYLKNYIALQQLRLPVSEKISIDVAIDTDEQAEEIVPMLLIPLIENAFKHGVSLQENTAIRIRLRLIKGRLQLDIQNTIHAKVTEGESDSPGTGLANVRERLKLIYPGRHWFKAGPSEDLYISQLIIQL, translated from the coding sequence ATGACAATTAAATGGAGAAAATATGAACTGCTGTTAATCACAGTTATTTTTGCCGGCTTTTGTCTGATATGCGCCTGGCGTTACTTTAACCCGCAAGGGCAACAGGAGGATTGGGATACGATCAGATTGTTCAAAGATCATGGCTTGCAATATAACCCCTTCCTCAACCATATGGTGCCAGACATGGGGATAGCGCTGCTCTGCTTCCTGGTTTATTTAGGACTTACCCTGGCAATCGTTCCCCTCCTTTGGCCCCAGGGCAATCGCCCACATAACCACGCCAAAAAGATATTGTCACTGGGTACGGTATTCATGCTGCTCATTGCTGTATTTACAGCGGCATTTATAACGTCGGTCTATCTAAAAGAAGAATGGCGTTATCACTATTCCGGATTTACTGTTTTTTATAACGTGCATAACGGACACGATAATATCGACCTGAACTGTATCTGGCCTATCGCTTTCCTGGTAGCCGGAGTGTTGGCGTATATATCTCTTCGTGAAGAACTGATCAGCTTTTTAGAGAGGCCTGGCCCCAACCGGAATTACCGGGTGATGATCACCAATCAGGCAACCATATTCCTTGGTGCCTACCTGCTATTTTTAATGCTGCTGCAATATTTACTCAAAATACCCTGGTCCGACCTTTTCACGCGATTATACCTATTACCTGTGCCGGCTATAGCGATGGGGCTTCTGGCCATGTACTATCTTTTCCCGGCTTATACGGAGCGATCATGGCTTCATAGAGGTTTGTCGCAACGCCTCATTTTGTGGAGTGCTGCCTTGAGTGTACCTGTTCCGCTTCTAATGCCCGGCAGTCCGGTGATCGTGTTTTTCTTTGCCTGGGCCTTTCAGCTAATGATCGTTATCCCAGTTTCATGGCTTTTATACCAGCAGCAGAAGGATCATATTCTGGCTTTTCGCGGGCTGGAAAAAGATCTTTCCCAATCCCGGGCTAACCTGGGTTTTCTACGCTCACAGATCAATCCGCATTTTTTGTTCAATACGCTCAATACCATCTATGCATCAGCCATAGAGGAGCAGGCAGCAAGGACTGCCCGTTGCCTGCAGCAGTTGGGCGATATGATGCGTTTTATGCTGGAAGAAAATCATGCTGATCGTATCCCCGTTGAAAAGGAGATCAATTATTTAAAAAATTATATCGCCCTGCAGCAACTGCGTTTACCTGTATCGGAAAAGATAAGCATCGACGTAGCTATCGATACAGATGAGCAAGCCGAAGAGATCGTGCCAATGCTGCTGATCCCCCTTATCGAAAACGCCTTTAAGCACGGTGTGAGTTTGCAGGAGAACACGGCTATCCGCATCCGGCTTAGATTAATCAAAGGCAGGCTTCAACTGGATATACAAAACACCATACATGCCAAAGTAACTGAGGGTGAATCTGACAGCCCGGGCACCGGTTTAGCTAATGTTCGGGAACGGCTGAAACTAATCTATCCCGGCCGTCACTGGTTTAAAGCCGGGCCATCAGAAGATCTATACATCTCACAACTAATAATCCAGCTGTAA
- a CDS encoding terpene synthase family protein, producing MKQKDVPVLQYPWPYEIGPFSQSFDEEQNDWINTDYQFMSEATRTKYKKHGLAEATSYMFPAASSMEQIRPIARFMVWLTLYDDFHEVCPVDELAGIRDHIMDVMMGQKPRPDDIGLIRQVALSREEFLPYANDDWFQRWTKSFYNYTTYGIMEETPYKLKKQFPTLNNLLLIREYSISMYPYGDPVEPSINFIVPNHISDHPIIKRLKMLMCRIMAIQNDFASIEKELAVDTEVLNIILVIRNQYKVSVEEACAEAMHIHDNYVKEFVELQNNLPDFGLHQKDMERFVHYMALMISGLGAWYHIGRSTRYKTPGEFPKPEYGRSV from the coding sequence ATGAAACAAAAAGACGTTCCTGTATTACAGTACCCCTGGCCATATGAAATTGGCCCCTTTTCGCAATCATTTGATGAAGAACAGAATGATTGGATTAATACAGATTATCAGTTCATGTCCGAAGCCACAAGAACTAAATACAAAAAGCATGGCCTGGCAGAAGCGACATCGTATATGTTTCCAGCGGCAAGCAGTATGGAACAGATAAGACCTATTGCCAGATTTATGGTATGGCTTACTTTATATGACGACTTCCACGAGGTGTGTCCGGTTGATGAACTTGCCGGTATCAGGGATCATATTATGGATGTAATGATGGGTCAGAAGCCCAGACCGGATGATATCGGGTTAATAAGGCAGGTTGCTTTGAGCCGGGAGGAATTTCTTCCCTATGCTAATGACGATTGGTTTCAACGCTGGACAAAGTCATTTTATAACTATACTACATATGGGATTATGGAAGAAACGCCTTACAAGCTAAAAAAACAATTCCCTACCCTAAACAATCTGTTGCTTATCCGCGAGTACTCTATTTCTATGTATCCTTATGGAGATCCGGTTGAGCCTTCTATCAATTTTATTGTTCCGAATCATATATCGGATCACCCCATTATCAAACGGTTGAAGATGCTCATGTGCCGTATCATGGCAATCCAAAACGATTTTGCTTCAATAGAAAAAGAATTAGCTGTTGATACAGAAGTTCTCAACATTATACTTGTAATAAGAAATCAGTATAAAGTTTCTGTAGAAGAGGCCTGTGCTGAAGCAATGCACATCCACGATAACTATGTGAAGGAATTCGTAGAATTACAAAATAACCTTCCCGACTTCGGTTTACACCAAAAAGATATGGAGCGTTTTGTTCATTATATGGCATTGATGATTTCAGGATTGGGAGCATGGTATCATATAGGAAGATCTACACGCTATAAAACCCCGGGAGAATTTCCAAAGCCTGAATATGGAAGATCGGTATAA
- a CDS encoding Crp/Fnr family transcriptional regulator, which yields MSHTQFFQQVRRYYPITAASEQAWASLLTEKMYRRGELLVREGQVPRKFAFICRGLTFQSYFPQEGEMIIKYFFPENRLAASVTATMTGAPSEFTITAIEDTLVLEYDFSAFRKLVDTHQDIALFYINYLEKHWVVEKEPLEISFRSDTASTRYQQFLLSHGHILPRLKKYHIAAYLGITTTQLSRIINGK from the coding sequence ATGAGCCATACACAATTTTTTCAGCAGGTTCGCAGGTACTACCCGATTACCGCGGCATCGGAACAGGCCTGGGCGAGCTTGCTAACGGAAAAAATGTACCGCAGGGGCGAACTACTGGTGAGAGAAGGCCAGGTGCCACGCAAATTTGCCTTTATCTGCCGTGGATTGACCTTTCAATCTTATTTCCCGCAGGAAGGTGAAATGATCATTAAATACTTTTTCCCTGAAAACCGCCTGGCTGCATCTGTCACTGCAACAATGACCGGCGCTCCGAGTGAATTCACTATCACCGCCATTGAGGATACTTTGGTGCTGGAATATGATTTCAGTGCCTTTAGAAAACTCGTGGATACGCACCAGGATATTGCCTTGTTTTATATCAATTACCTGGAAAAGCATTGGGTAGTTGAAAAAGAACCATTGGAAATCTCTTTTCGCTCAGACACAGCCTCTACACGTTATCAGCAATTCCTGCTGTCGCATGGTCACATTCTTCCCCGTCTGAAAAAATACCATATCGCAGCCTACCTTGGAATTACGACCACCCAGTTGAGCCGTATCATCAACGGTAAATAA
- a CDS encoding LytTR family DNA-binding domain-containing protein, which produces MLETIAIDDEPMALGLIRNFSALVPEIRLWACFTNAFEAIDFLRRTRVGLIFLDIRMPDVGGIDLLNGLTKPPLVIFTTAYSEHAVQSFELNAVDYLLKPFSEERFQQACQKALNLHRWRENEQAVPATHFFLKSGYERLRIAYDEVLYAESTGNYIQFVLINGKHITSRLTMADAENLLMPPAFIRIHRRFIAARKHITLADQKKIVLAGMKLPVSETYAGIIKKSFGK; this is translated from the coding sequence ATGCTGGAAACAATTGCAATAGACGATGAACCAATGGCTTTAGGCCTGATACGTAATTTTTCCGCTTTGGTGCCGGAGATACGGCTTTGGGCCTGTTTTACCAACGCCTTTGAAGCGATCGATTTTTTGCGACGGACGCGGGTTGGCTTGATCTTCCTGGATATACGAATGCCAGACGTCGGTGGTATTGACCTGCTCAACGGGCTAACAAAGCCGCCGCTCGTTATTTTCACGACCGCCTATAGCGAACATGCAGTACAAAGTTTTGAACTTAATGCCGTTGATTACCTGCTGAAGCCTTTTTCGGAAGAAAGGTTTCAACAGGCTTGTCAAAAGGCGCTCAACCTCCATCGATGGCGGGAAAATGAACAGGCAGTACCTGCAACACATTTCTTTCTAAAGAGTGGATATGAACGTTTGAGGATAGCTTATGACGAAGTATTGTATGCGGAAAGTACAGGCAATTATATACAGTTCGTGCTAATCAATGGAAAACACATTACTTCCCGGTTGACAATGGCTGATGCAGAAAATCTGCTGATGCCCCCCGCCTTTATCCGGATACATCGCCGCTTTATCGCAGCCAGGAAACACATCACGCTGGCAGATCAAAAGAAGATAGTTCTTGCCGGTATGAAATTACCGGTCAGTGAAACGTATGCGGGTATCATCAAAAAATCATTTGGTAAATAG
- a CDS encoding DUF2004 domain-containing protein: MHYELPYFGEINLDNLKEDYRTKARIAELQISLDLNFENKSIIAEKAEKIKQFLENISQMDKQHHPAIDKDFKEQKGETADYIRFYLEELDEEELRNIAGDYKNKSDLESRLLNKLKLVRVGLYPDGKYGTTHFGIFDYSIDIDGEPCNQLLVLCTDDDGNINKITWES, translated from the coding sequence ATGCACTACGAGTTACCGTATTTCGGGGAGATTAACCTCGATAATCTGAAAGAAGATTACCGCACTAAGGCCCGGATTGCTGAACTTCAAATAAGTCTGGATCTCAATTTTGAAAATAAATCAATCATTGCGGAGAAGGCCGAAAAAATTAAACAATTTCTTGAAAACATCAGCCAGATGGATAAGCAGCACCATCCGGCCATCGACAAGGATTTTAAAGAACAAAAAGGCGAAACTGCTGACTATATCCGGTTTTATCTCGAAGAATTGGACGAAGAAGAACTCCGGAATATTGCGGGCGACTATAAAAATAAATCTGATCTGGAATCCCGACTACTGAATAAATTGAAGCTGGTTCGTGTAGGTTTGTACCCCGACGGCAAATACGGCACCACACATTTTGGGATCTTCGATTATTCCATCGATATCGATGGCGAGCCCTGCAATCAACTATTGGTACTCTGCACTGATGACGACGGAAATATCAATAAAATAACCTGGGAAAGTTAA
- a CDS encoding Crp/Fnr family transcriptional regulator has protein sequence MTAIHTHLIETFQYFIHMDEEEKIFISSLFVRKQFKKNDYFLREGQVCREVGFIEKGLIRYYSIRDSGEELTFDFGKENDFTCNYESFLDHSPSLRSIQCLEDTIMLIISYENLQLIYEKVKEGQKFGRLICEQLYLHAIRKVNSLYSDQPEQRYLHFVDSYPDLQQRIPQYHISSFVGVKPPSLSRIRKRLSL, from the coding sequence ATGACAGCCATACATACCCACCTCATTGAAACCTTCCAATATTTCATTCATATGGATGAAGAAGAGAAAATATTCATTTCCTCTTTGTTCGTACGTAAGCAGTTTAAAAAAAACGATTACTTTCTTCGCGAAGGACAGGTATGCCGCGAAGTAGGCTTCATTGAAAAAGGACTTATCCGCTACTACAGCATCCGCGATTCCGGTGAGGAACTGACATTCGACTTCGGGAAGGAAAATGATTTCACCTGCAACTACGAAAGCTTTCTCGATCATTCGCCCTCACTACGCAGCATTCAGTGCCTCGAAGATACCATCATGCTGATTATTTCCTATGAAAACCTGCAACTGATCTATGAGAAAGTAAAAGAAGGTCAGAAGTTCGGCCGGCTGATTTGCGAACAATTGTATTTACATGCGATCAGGAAAGTCAATTCTTTATACAGCGACCAGCCAGAGCAGCGTTATCTTCATTTCGTGGACAGCTATCCCGATCTGCAGCAACGCATCCCTCAATATCACATATCCTCCTTTGTGGGCGTAAAACCGCCCTCATTAAGCCGGATAAGGAAACGGTTGTCGCTGTAG
- a CDS encoding GNAT family N-acetyltransferase produces the protein MEIINSVPADIDVIFHLYDAGTAYQKKMNGRHWLGFDRALIETDIEEKRLWKIVENDQLVCVFTITFQDPFIWQEKDKDPSIYIHRISVHPDFRGKGYVKNIVDWAKDYAASLHLKFIRMDTGSGNDKLNNYYVSCGFNYLGVVSSLPSEELPAHYKVGGSSLFEIAL, from the coding sequence ATGGAAATCATTAACAGCGTACCAGCAGATATCGATGTAATATTCCACTTGTATGACGCCGGTACAGCGTATCAGAAAAAAATGAACGGCCGGCACTGGCTGGGATTCGACAGGGCTTTGATTGAAACAGATATTGAAGAAAAAAGACTGTGGAAGATCGTTGAAAACGATCAGCTGGTATGTGTATTCACTATTACTTTCCAGGACCCGTTTATCTGGCAGGAAAAAGACAAAGATCCTTCGATCTATATTCATCGTATTTCCGTACATCCCGATTTCAGGGGCAAGGGCTATGTAAAAAATATCGTTGACTGGGCAAAGGATTATGCCGCCAGTCTGCATCTGAAATTCATCAGGATGGATACCGGCAGCGGCAATGATAAACTCAACAACTATTATGTCAGCTGCGGATTTAATTACCTCGGGGTAGTAAGCTCTCTACCTTCGGAAGAACTGCCCGCACACTATAAAGTGGGAGGTTCCAGCTTGTTTGAAATAGCGCTGTAA
- a CDS encoding RidA family protein, whose translation MKVSNFYLLLMMATAISGCTISRKTYNPTGAAFSQAFGIKNHKQLVFVSGQVPEDEKENIPSGFRSQAELAWKNVEAQLKAANMELKDIVKYTIYLSDRKYRKENYEVRHKILGDHQPAMSIIITGIYDEKWLLEIEAIAAR comes from the coding sequence ATGAAAGTATCCAATTTTTATTTGTTGTTAATGATGGCCACGGCAATTTCAGGTTGCACGATTAGCCGGAAAACATATAATCCTACCGGAGCTGCTTTTTCTCAGGCATTTGGCATCAAAAACCATAAGCAACTGGTATTTGTAAGCGGTCAGGTTCCTGAAGATGAAAAAGAAAATATACCATCCGGTTTTCGTTCACAAGCTGAATTAGCCTGGAAAAATGTTGAAGCACAACTAAAAGCTGCCAACATGGAATTGAAGGACATTGTTAAATACACCATTTATCTCTCCGACAGAAAATACCGCAAGGAAAACTATGAGGTTAGGCATAAAATACTCGGAGACCATCAACCTGCTATGTCAATTATTATTACAGGGATATATGATGAAAAGTGGTTACTGGAAATTGAGGCAATAGCGGCCAGGTGA
- a CDS encoding helix-turn-helix domain-containing protein: MRKESSTNFHNEQHLRQNCSMALSISLVSGRWKPTILWYLQQGALRYMDLRDSIPDSTERMLIKHLQELEKDGLIIRQKQPGVKGKVVVYSLSEMGMSMIPILAQLEKWGSNYRALKEVI, from the coding sequence ATGAGAAAAGAATCCTCTACCAATTTCCATAACGAACAGCATCTCCGGCAAAACTGCAGTATGGCGTTGAGTATATCCCTGGTAAGCGGCCGGTGGAAGCCTACTATACTCTGGTATCTGCAGCAGGGAGCCTTACGGTATATGGATCTGCGTGATAGTATTCCTGATAGTACAGAGCGGATGCTGATAAAGCATTTGCAGGAGCTTGAGAAAGACGGTCTGATTATCCGGCAGAAACAGCCGGGGGTGAAAGGGAAAGTGGTGGTTTATAGTCTTTCGGAGATGGGGATGAGTATGATTCCTATTCTTGCACAATTGGAAAAATGGGGGAGTAATTACAGGGCTTTGAAGGAGGTGATTTAA
- a CDS encoding serine hydrolase domain-containing protein encodes MKKTTTLLLSLCLMMQFSQAQQKAQQIDELVQRYADFNKFNGSILVAVKGKILLQKGYGYRNVAAKLPNTPQTIFQIGSITKEFTATMVLKLAEAGALALTDQVSKYYPDFPKGDSITIQNLLTHTSGIFNYTSVNDFWHQSSQPTTEQTVVDFLKSKPLGFRPGTQFSYSNSNYMLLAYIIQKVTGKSYENLMSDKILKPLHMTRSGFYFTALKDNDKATGYWTFSPDGYQEGPPTNPTQFIGGGEMYATVGDLYRWHIALQEGRILSRALQQQAYHPFKKEYGYGWELADSVAGRQVLGHAGRMLNGFEAKMVRVPEDDIFIVLLKNDADGSFLATISRSILDILDGQPYTLPEKPLELSATQLQAYAGKYGESKDRYIEIKVINGHLFAFQGENRMELIPLKNNYFRMMEHEGEQVDFTFEKDADGVVRSIIAPGRNGKLNTVKRLEE; translated from the coding sequence ATGAAAAAGACAACAACATTATTATTAAGCCTCTGCCTGATGATGCAATTCTCGCAGGCGCAACAAAAAGCACAACAGATCGATGAATTGGTACAGCGCTATGCTGATTTCAACAAATTCAACGGCTCGATATTAGTGGCCGTTAAAGGAAAAATCCTGCTGCAAAAAGGTTACGGATACCGGAACGTTGCCGCTAAATTGCCCAATACACCGCAAACCATTTTTCAGATCGGCTCCATTACCAAAGAATTTACTGCAACTATGGTTTTGAAACTGGCTGAGGCAGGCGCATTGGCACTGACCGACCAGGTGAGCAAATACTATCCTGATTTTCCTAAAGGAGACAGCATTACCATTCAAAACCTGCTCACACACACATCGGGTATATTCAATTATACCAGTGTAAACGATTTCTGGCACCAATCATCCCAGCCTACCACCGAACAAACTGTTGTTGATTTCCTGAAAAGTAAGCCGCTGGGGTTCAGGCCGGGCACACAGTTCAGCTACAGTAATTCTAATTATATGCTGCTGGCTTACATCATCCAAAAAGTAACCGGCAAAAGCTATGAAAACCTGATGAGCGATAAAATACTTAAGCCCCTGCATATGACCAGGAGCGGCTTTTACTTTACTGCACTTAAGGATAATGATAAAGCCACAGGGTACTGGACCTTTTCACCAGACGGCTATCAGGAAGGACCGCCTACTAACCCAACGCAGTTTATTGGCGGCGGGGAGATGTATGCTACCGTCGGCGATCTCTATCGCTGGCACATAGCGTTGCAGGAAGGCAGGATACTAAGCAGGGCACTGCAGCAACAGGCCTATCATCCATTCAAAAAAGAATATGGTTATGGCTGGGAATTGGCGGATTCAGTAGCCGGCAGGCAGGTATTGGGGCACGCAGGCCGTATGTTAAATGGATTTGAAGCGAAGATGGTCCGGGTGCCGGAAGATGATATCTTCATTGTGCTGTTGAAAAATGATGCAGACGGCTCATTTCTCGCAACGATTAGTCGGAGCATACTGGATATACTGGATGGGCAGCCTTACACCTTACCCGAAAAACCACTGGAACTAAGTGCCACACAATTGCAGGCCTACGCGGGAAAATATGGTGAAAGCAAAGACCGCTATATAGAAATAAAGGTGATCAATGGTCATTTATTTGCCTTTCAGGGAGAAAACAGAATGGAACTAATCCCGCTTAAAAATAATTATTTTAGAATGATGGAACATGAAGGAGAGCAGGTAGATTTTACATTTGAGAAAGACGCTGACGGCGTAGTCAGAAGTATTATAGCACCGGGTAGAAATGGGAAACTCAACACTGTAAAAAGATTAGAAGAATAA